From the genome of Malus domestica chromosome 04, GDT2T_hap1, one region includes:
- the LOC103425877 gene encoding uncharacterized protein isoform X1 produces MIIYYFTFSLYFTDLFEIFQEERMRRLKRKMKVYFYAARLDYQAQLREVTLQEENAVYESTISCENKIQEKIQEEDLLKRKLMTDSLHTLSVSVILDSVLPLLLLKKPNCRTSLLFTSQPHHTKVQDKRRFDEFQLLERSWFLGIFRCLADYQQNCYR; encoded by the exons ATGATAAtctattattttactttttcaCTCTATTTTACAGATTTGTTCGAAATCTTTCAGGAAGAAAGAATGAGGCGGTTAAAGCGCAAAATGAAAGTTTACTTTTATGCTGCTAGGCTGGATTACCAG GCACAGTTGAGGGAGGTGACATTGCAGGAAGAGAATGCTGTATATGAAAGCACAATATCGTGTGAAAATAAAATACAggagaaaattcaagaagaagattTGCTGAAGAGGAAGTTAATG ACCGACTCACTCcacactctctctgtctctgtgaTTCTGGATTCCGTTCTGCCATTGTTGCTTCTGAAGAAACCTAATTGCAG GACTTCTTTACTGTTTACAAGTCAACCCCACCATACCAAAGTACAAGACAAGCGAAGATTTGAT GAATTTCAATTGTTGGAGAGAAGTTGGTTCCTTGGCATTTTCAG ATGCTTAGCAGACTATCAACAAAATTGCTATCGATGA
- the LOC103425877 gene encoding uncharacterized protein isoform X3: protein MRRLKRKMKVYFYAARLDYQAQLREVTLQEENAVYESTISCENKIQEKIQEEDLLKRKLMTDSLHTLSVSVILDSVLPLLLLKKPNCRTSLLFTSQPHHTKVQDKRRFDEFQLLERSWFLGIFRCLADYQQNCYR, encoded by the exons ATGAGGCGGTTAAAGCGCAAAATGAAAGTTTACTTTTATGCTGCTAGGCTGGATTACCAG GCACAGTTGAGGGAGGTGACATTGCAGGAAGAGAATGCTGTATATGAAAGCACAATATCGTGTGAAAATAAAATACAggagaaaattcaagaagaagattTGCTGAAGAGGAAGTTAATG ACCGACTCACTCcacactctctctgtctctgtgaTTCTGGATTCCGTTCTGCCATTGTTGCTTCTGAAGAAACCTAATTGCAG GACTTCTTTACTGTTTACAAGTCAACCCCACCATACCAAAGTACAAGACAAGCGAAGATTTGAT GAATTTCAATTGTTGGAGAGAAGTTGGTTCCTTGGCATTTTCAG ATGCTTAGCAGACTATCAACAAAATTGCTATCGATGA
- the LOC103425877 gene encoding uncharacterized protein isoform X2, protein MLLGWITRSKWKLLAMFIISYIFHCFSIKPTDSPEIPKIIGSASTSSDSPPVQAQLREVTLQEENAVYESTISCENKIQEKIQEEDLLKRKLMTDSLHTLSVSVILDSVLPLLLLKKPNCRTSLLFTSQPHHTKVQDKRRFDEFQLLERSWFLGIFS, encoded by the exons ATGCTGCTAGGCTGGATTACCAG GTCGAAGTGGAAGCTATTGGCCATGTTCATCATAAGCTATATCTTTCATTGCTTTTCGATTAAGCCCACTGATTCACCTGAAATTCCGAAAATCATAGGCAGTGCTTCAACTTCCTCAGATTCTCCTCCTGTTCAA GCACAGTTGAGGGAGGTGACATTGCAGGAAGAGAATGCTGTATATGAAAGCACAATATCGTGTGAAAATAAAATACAggagaaaattcaagaagaagattTGCTGAAGAGGAAGTTAATG ACCGACTCACTCcacactctctctgtctctgtgaTTCTGGATTCCGTTCTGCCATTGTTGCTTCTGAAGAAACCTAATTGCAG GACTTCTTTACTGTTTACAAGTCAACCCCACCATACCAAAGTACAAGACAAGCGAAGATTTGAT GAATTTCAATTGTTGGAGAGAAGTTGGTTCCTTGGCATTTTCAG TTAA
- the LOC139187443 gene encoding receptor-like protein 7: METTYVPNTVFPGPTPISVHTYSIRKTSKEASQANKISPVEDLSPTLKADPCLIHFCNVLISLVTVKRKRPKTSKVCKSKRLQRDKNNLRPPHQSLSSSNTFLTRLAKMKTLQSFGLLFFFTICHIVTTGVYSQCLKDQQLSLLHLKNNLTFDDLGSLVSSQFVSWDSSTDCCSWIGVTCSSNGSVVGLDISSQHISGGIDSSSSLFDLQHLQSLNLADNSFVEGSRIPSAIGKLTNLRYLNFSDNHYFGKIPFEISRLTRLEILDISQSSYNGDRKPLEISKFSMLFQNLSNLTVLNLDGNNISAPVPGFFANFSKLTTLNLSDCGLRGTFPKQIFQVPTLQTIDLSLNTELRGSLPEFPKNGSLRSLILSGTSFSGLLPDSIGNLNMLFTLDLSECNFTGSIPKSIGNLTKLVDLDASSNMFNGPISSIHWENLINLVHLSLYDNHLVGSIRSSLFSLPLLPYLLLSDNNFSGQLPETFNVSSSFLTSIDLSFNHLEGPVPMSIFNIRGLETLTLSSNNFSAFPFNCPQLPNLTEIDLSHNSLRTFPVFLRNQTYLTKLDLSENQIQGQLPNWIWKLDSLDYLNVSHNALESLEGPFINPTSSMSRLDLHSNQLKGPILIVPPNAEYLDYSKNHFSSSIPVSICYATSLLALDLSSNSLSGEIPQCLAAMSRLVILNVRKNNITGMISNLEFPENCESLQALDLSQNQIEGQFPKSLARCRWLKFLNLAENQITDTFPCLLKNISDLRVLALRSNNFYGGIGCPVVKTNATWSALQIIDLAYNNFNGEVPGFPLTTWQAMKGNRDISDSNYIELSSLGHGHISTSTSAALNPNEPAYGDRAVFTFSYEPAITITSKGLKWDLAKIISVLTLIDFSCNNFSGSIPKEMGALKSLYFLNLSSNAFTGEIPSSFGNMRQLESLDLSHNKLSGQIPQQLANLSFLAFLNLSNNQLVGKIPAGTQISTFPRDSFTGNKRLWGPPLTVDNKAGLSPPPLNGSRPNSTNEIDWDLISVEIGFVFGFAVAVGSLVFFKRWSKWYYRAMYKILVRIFPQLEERIGPHRRHVHINQRWRR, translated from the coding sequence ATGGAAACAACTTACGTACCTAACACGGTATTCCCCGGCCCTACGCCTATCTCAGTTCACACCTACTCCATCAGAAAGACTTCAAAGGAAGCAAGTCAAGCCAACAAAATATCTCCCGTGGAAGATTTATCCCCGACATTAAAGGCAGATCCTTGTCTAATTCATTTCTGCAATGTTTTAATATCACTGGTTACAGTTAAAAGAAAACGACCCAAGACTTCAAAAGTCTGCAAGTCAAAAAGACTCCAAAGGGACAAAAACAATTTAAGGCCACCACACCAATCCTTGAGTTCATCAAACACTTTCCTTACTCGGCTAGCAAAAATGAAAACTTTACAATCTTTTGGCCTCCTATTCTTCTTCACTATCTGTCATATTGTCACAACTGGAGTCTACAGCCAGTGTCTTAAAGACCAGCAACTGTCATTGCTCCATttgaagaacaacctcacaTTTGATGATCTTGGTTCTCTGGTTTCCTCCCAGTTTGTATCGTGGGATTCAAGTACAGACTGTTGTTCTTGGATCGGTGTTACTTGCAGTAGCAACGGGAGTGTTGTTGGTCTCGACATTAGCAGCCAACACATCTCGGGTGGCATTGACAGCTCCAGCAGTCTCTTCGATCTTCAGCATCTTCAAAGCCTCAACTTGGCCGATAACTCTTTTGTCGAAGGCTCCCGCATTCCATCTGCAATTGGAAAGCTGACAAACTTGAGGTATCTAAATTTTTCAGATAATCATTATTTCGGGAAAATTCCCTTTGAGATTTCACGCTTGACAAGGTTGGAGATCCTTGATATTTCTCAAAGTTCCTATAATGGGGACCGCAAGCCACTTGAAATCTCGAAGTTCAGCATGCTCTTTCAGAACCTCTCAAACCTGACGGTGTTGAACTTGGACGGAAACAATATCTCTGCTCCGGTTCCAGGATTCTTTGCCAATTTTTCAAAGTTGACTACCTTGAATCTAAGTGATTGTGGGTTACGAGGAACATTTCCGAAGCAGATCTTTCAGGTACCTACTCTACAAACTATTGACCTTTCCTTGAATACGGAACTTCGTGGTTCCTTGCCAGAATTTCCCAAGAATGGATCTCTTCGATCCTTGATTTTAAGCGGGACAAGCTTTTCAGGGTTATTGCCCGACTCAATTGGCAACCTCAACATGTTGTTCACACTAGACCTTTCCGAATGTAATTTCACTGGATCAATCCCGAAGTCAATTGGAAATCTAACGAAATTGGTTGATTTGGACGCGTCATCAAACATGTTTAATGGTCCAATTAGTTCTATTCACTGGGAAAACCTTATTAATCTGGTACATCTCTCTTTGTACGACAATCATCTGGTGGGGAGCATTCGGTCATCTCTATTTTCTCTTCCCTTGTTGCCGTACTTATTACTTTCTGATAATAATTTCTCTGGGCAACTCCCTGAAACTTTTAACGTCTCTTCTAGTTTTCTTACTTCCATTGATTTGAGTTTCAATCATTTGGAAGGACCAGTTCCCATGTCTATCTTCAATATTCGAGGGCTTGAAACCCTCACTCTTTCTTCAAACAATTTCAGTGCCTTTCCTTTTAATTGTCCTCAGCTGCCAAATCTGACGGAGATTGATCTTTCACACAATAGCTTGAGAACATTCCCAGTTTTCTTAAGAAATCAAACCTATTTAACAAAGTTGGATCTTTCGGAAAACCAAATTCAAGGCCAGCTACCCAATTGGATATGGAAGCTCGATTCTCTTGATTACCTAAATGTTTCTCATAATGCCTTGGAAAGTCTCGAAGGTCCTTTCATCAACCCCACATCTTCTATGTCTAGGCTTGACCTTCATTCAAACCAGCTTAAGGGGCCAATTTTAATTGTCCCACCAAATGCCGAATATCTGGATTACTCAAAGAATCATTTCAGTTCTAGTATTCCAGTATCAATATGCTATGCAACAAGTCTTCTCGCTCTTGATTTGTCCAGTAATTCTCTGAGTGGTGAGATTCCCCAGTGCTTGGCTGCAATGAGCAGACTCGTGATACTTAATGTCAGGAAAAACAACATTACTGGAATGATTTCTAATCTTGAATTTCCTGAAAATTGTGAGTCATTACAAGCTCTAGACCTCAGCCAAAATCAGATTGAAGGTCAATTTCCAAAGTCTCTAGCCAGGTGCAGATGGTTAAAATTTTTAAACCTTGCAGAGAATCAGATAACAGACACCTTCCCATGCTTGTTAAAGAACATCTCTGACTTGAGGGTTCTTGCTTTGCGGTCCAACAATTTCTATGGGGGCATTGGATGTCCAGTAGTGAAGACCAATGCCACCTGGTCAGCTCTTCAAATCATAGACTTAGCTTACAACAATTTCAATGGTGAAGTACCAGGATTCCCTCTGACAACATGGCAAGCAATGAAGGGTAACAGAGATATTAGTGATTCTAACTATATAGAGTTATCTTCTCTTGGGCATGGGCATATATCCACTTCTACGAGTGCGGCTCTAAATCCTAATGAACCTGCGTACGGTGATCGCGCAGTGTTTACATTTTCTTATGAGCCTGCTATAACGATTACAAGCAAAGGTTTAAAGTGGGATCTGGCAAAGATTATAAGTGTCTTGACCTTGATTGACTTCTCATGCAACAATTTCAGTGGGTCAATTCCCAAGGAAATGGGAGCTCTGAAATCTTTATATTTTCTCAACTTGTCGAGTAATGCTTTCACAGGTGAAATCCCATCGTCATTTGGTAACATGCGACAACTCGAGTCCTTGGACCTGTCACATAACAAGCTGAGCGGGCAAATCCCACAACAGCTGGCAAATCTTAGTTTCCTTGCATTCCTGAATCTCTCGAATAATCAACTTGTCGGCAAGATCCCAGCTGGTACTCAAATTTCAACATTTCCAAGAGACTCATTTACGGGGAACAAAAGGTTATGGGGGCCTCCGCTGACGGTGGATAATAAAGCAGGACTGTCACCACCACCATTAAATGGAAGCCGTCCAAATTCTACAAATGAGATTGATTGGGATCTTATTAGTGTCGAAATTGGATTTGTATTTGGCTTTGCAGTTGCTGTTGGGTCACTTGTGTTCTTCAAGAGATGGAGTAAATGGTATTACAGGGCTATGTATAAAATCCTTGTGAGGATATTCCCTCAGCTTGAAGAAAGAATTGGTCCTCATCGAAGACATGTTCACATAAATCAGAGGTGGAGACGTTGA